One window of the Bradyrhizobium sp. NP1 genome contains the following:
- a CDS encoding putative quinol monooxygenase, which yields MLFRRRQGVVAPGQEITTRQRGHLAGAGMSENGQEIAIIIEFEVATENRGPFLSRLHENCQETLRDDGCLRMEVSEPIGGDGRTFFLTERWRDQAAIDKHRAKPGHDASHARIDALLARKRVANATS from the coding sequence GTGCTGTTCCGCCGGCGACAGGGTGTGGTCGCGCCGGGTCAAGAGATAACGACGAGGCAGCGGGGGCATTTGGCAGGAGCTGGCATGAGCGAAAATGGGCAGGAAATCGCCATCATCATCGAATTCGAGGTCGCGACCGAGAACAGGGGCCCGTTTCTCTCGCGCCTGCACGAGAACTGCCAGGAAACCCTGCGGGACGACGGCTGCCTGCGCATGGAGGTGTCGGAGCCGATCGGCGGCGACGGCCGCACTTTTTTTCTCACCGAACGCTGGCGCGATCAGGCCGCTATCGATAAACATCGCGCCAAGCCGGGGCACGACGCCTCGCATGCGCGCATCGACGCGCTGCTTGCGCGCAAGCGCGTGGCGAATGCCACGTCGTGA
- a CDS encoding RidA family protein, protein MIERFEPSQILHEVVKHNGTLYLAGCVSEDLKLDMEGQARNVFAQIDQLLTRHGSDKHHVLSATIFVTDLNQKPAMNKAWRDWLPEKALPARATIGINDLGPGVLIEVVVTAAVR, encoded by the coding sequence ATGATCGAGCGTTTTGAACCCAGCCAGATTCTCCACGAGGTGGTGAAGCACAACGGCACGCTTTATCTGGCGGGGTGCGTGTCGGAGGATCTGAAGCTCGACATGGAGGGACAGGCGCGCAACGTCTTCGCCCAGATCGACCAGCTTTTGACGCGCCATGGTTCCGACAAGCATCACGTGCTGTCGGCGACGATCTTCGTCACCGATCTCAACCAGAAGCCGGCGATGAACAAGGCCTGGCGCGACTGGCTGCCGGAGAAGGCGCTGCCGGCCCGTGCCACCATCGGCATCAACGATCTCGGTCCGGGCGTCCTGATCGAGGTGGTGGTGACCGCCGCGGTGCGGTGA
- a CDS encoding GFA family protein, which produces MAKPATAAGVASGQCLCGTVRFEIDVPARWAWHDHSAASRRAHGAAYATYVGSWRKRFRVTAGADAIARYEDAATKTARSFCTACGTPLIYERARSAHMVNIPRALFNGRTGRQPLYHIAIEELQEWAYTGAPLVPLKGYPGVVWQRSKKKTRPDREGMF; this is translated from the coding sequence ATGGCAAAGCCAGCCACCGCAGCCGGCGTCGCCAGCGGCCAGTGCCTGTGCGGCACGGTGCGTTTCGAGATCGACGTGCCGGCGCGCTGGGCCTGGCACGATCATTCCGCAGCAAGCCGCCGCGCCCATGGCGCGGCCTACGCCACCTATGTCGGAAGCTGGCGCAAGCGCTTCCGCGTCACGGCCGGCGCGGACGCGATCGCGCGCTATGAGGACGCGGCGACGAAAACGGCGCGCAGCTTCTGCACGGCCTGCGGCACGCCGCTGATCTATGAGCGCGCGCGTTCGGCGCACATGGTCAACATCCCCCGTGCGCTGTTCAATGGCCGCACCGGGCGCCAGCCGCTCTATCACATCGCGATCGAGGAGCTGCAGGAATGGGCCTATACCGGTGCGCCGCTGGTGCCGCTGAAGGGCTATCCCGGCGTGGTCTGGCAGCGCTCGAAAAAGAAGACGCGGCCGGACCGCGAGGGGATGTTTTGA
- a CDS encoding TfoX/Sxy family protein has translation MAYDEKTAERVRKQLAGRKALTEKPLMGGVCFMLNGNMCCAVSGRGGLLVRVGPDAHEKMLQEPHTEPMEMRDRVMKGYVRVAPDGYRSEAALKKWLTRGVDFTATLKGKAARKRAPRAAKKEQKKVSRKKRKA, from the coding sequence ATGGCCTATGACGAGAAGACTGCGGAGCGGGTGCGAAAGCAGCTCGCCGGCCGAAAAGCGTTGACCGAGAAGCCGCTGATGGGCGGCGTCTGCTTCATGCTGAACGGCAACATGTGCTGCGCGGTCTCCGGCCGCGGCGGCCTGCTGGTGCGGGTCGGGCCGGACGCGCATGAAAAGATGCTGCAGGAGCCACACACCGAGCCGATGGAAATGCGCGACCGCGTCATGAAGGGATATGTGCGCGTGGCGCCGGACGGCTACCGGAGCGAGGCCGCCTTAAAGAAATGGCTCACGCGCGGGGTTGATTTCACCGCGACGCTGAAGGGCAAGGCGGCGAGGAAGCGCGCGCCGCGGGCCGCGAAAAAGGAACAAAAAAAGGTGTCACGCAAGAAGCGGAAGGCATAG